The following coding sequences are from one Triticum aestivum cultivar Chinese Spring chromosome 5A, IWGSC CS RefSeq v2.1, whole genome shotgun sequence window:
- the LOC123108161 gene encoding uncharacterized protein, translated as MGGHFCLLVSFCLVAILFTHAPLAATRQLKSKSDDFTKESLEYIPLDYHDIAPTPATPVTPAPPCIGCRSSTDQEKPATAQHSQVSEDMSPSHEKEKNKATQKHVSF; from the exons ATGGGTGGTCATTTCTGCCTCCTTGTTTCTTTTTGCTTGGTCGCCATTCTTTTCACCCATGCACCACTAGCGGCTACTCGTCAACTTAAATCTAAGTCAG ATGATTTCACAAAAGAATCTTTAGAGTATATTCCActtgactatcatgatatagctcCAACTCCCGCCACCCCCGTTACACCAGCACCGCCATGCATAGG TTGTCGTTCCTCTACGGATCAGGAAAAGCCAGCTACTGCACAACATTCACAAGTCAGTGAAGATATGTCGCCATCACATGAAAAGGAGAAAAATAAGGCGACACAAAAACATGTGTCATTTTAA
- the LOC123105588 gene encoding zerumbone synthase: protein MSAAAGSSSSFSTSALRLEGKVALVTGGASGIGEAIARLFRQHGAKVCIADVQDEAGQQLCDSLGGDPDVLFVHCDVTVEEDISRAVDAAAEKFGTLDIMVNNAGITGDKVTDIRNLDFADVKKVFDINVHGMLLGMKHAARVMIPSKKGSIVSLASVASVIGGMGPHAYTASKHAVVGLTKSVALELGRHGIRVNCVSPYAVPTALSMPHLPQGEHKGDAVRDFLAFVGSEANLKGVDLLPKDVAEAVLYLASDEGRYISALNLVVDGGFTSVNGNLKAFED from the exons ATGTCGGCCGCCGCCGGcagctcctcctccttctccacttcAGCGCTGCG GTTGGAAGGAAAGGTTGCGCTGGTCACCGGTGGCGCTTCAGGTATCGGCGAAGCCATCGCCCGCCTCTTCAGACAGCACGGCGCCAAGGTTTGCATAGCGGATGTCCAGGATGAAGCCGGTCAGCAGCTCTGCGACTCCCTCGGAGGCGACCCCGATGTCCTGTTCGTCCACTGCGACGTCACTGTGGAGGAGGACATAAGCCGGGCCGTCGATGCGGCGGCCGAGAAGTTTGGCACCCTCGACATCATGGTCAACAATGCCGGCATTACGGGCGACAAGGTCACCGATATCCGGAACCTCGActttgctgatgtcaagaaggtgTTCGACATCAACGTGCACGGCATGCTGCTCGGCATGAAACACGCGGCGCGTGTCATGATCCCGAGCAAGAAGGGTTCCATTGTCTCATTGGCGAGCGTTGCTAGCGTGATCGGAGGGATGGGGCCTCATGCTTACACCGCGTCGAAGCACGCGGTGGTGGGTCTCACCAAGAGTGTGGCATTGGAGCTGGGGAGGCACGGCATACGGGTGAACTGCGTGTCGCCGTACGCCGTGCCCACCGCGCTCTCCATGCCGCATTTGCCCCAGGGGGAGCACAAGGGTGATGCAGTGAGGGACTTCCTGGCGTTTGTGGGCAGTGAGGCAAACCTGAAAGGTGTTGATCTGCTGCCTAAGGATGTTGCTGAGGCGGTGCTCTACCTGGCGAGCGACGAAGGGAGGTACATCAGCGCGCTCAACCTCGTGGTCGACGGCGGATTTACATCTGTGAATGGCAACCTGAAAGCGTTTGAGGACTAG
- the LOC123105587 gene encoding triacylglycerol lipase SDP1, whose protein sequence is MEESGEASIGPFRIGPSTLLGRGAALRVLLLSSLWRLRARARAALSRARGAALPMAASWLHLRNTHGVLLAVVLLGLLLRKLSGARSRLALARRRQLCKSAMRYAGTYEEWVRAAKVLDRMSDQVNESDFYDVELIGSRLDELRRRREEGSLRDVVFCMRGDLVRNLGNMCNPELHKGRLEVPRLIKDFIDEVSTQLKMVCESDTDELLLEEKLAFVQETRHAFGRTALLLSGGASLGSFHVGVVKTLVEHKLLPRIVAGSSVGSIICSIVATRTWPEIESFFIDSLQILKFFDRIGGVFAVTKRVMTYGALHDISQMQRLLRDLTSNLTFQEAYDITGRVLGVTVCSPRKNEPPRCLNYLTSPHVVIWSAVTASCAFPGLFEAQELMAKDRFGHIVPFHAPFATDPEQGPGASKRRWRDGSLEMDLPMMQLKELFNVNHFIVSQTNPHISPLLRMKEIVRAYGGRFAGKLARLAEMEVKYRCNQVLEIGLPLGGLAKLFAQDWEGDVTMVMPATVAQYLKIIQNPTYPELQMAANQGRRCTWEKISAIRANCAIELALDESIAALNHKRRLIRSIERAAASSQGYTDNVRVKTPRRVPSWSCISRENSSGSLSEDHFAAAISSNHQGTIRVDGAPSTSHHVRQMSHDGSESESETIDLNSWTRSGGPLMRTSSADQFINFIQNLEIESEFDGVHTIEGGNAGIFTGPTFPRDPYPTNISRATTPDGPDRCTEVSETESCNNSNTSIAVSEGDLLQPGRTTNGILLNFVRREDLIARHNGDADVAESSLPEAYVDRTHSESGDAISAASNSSEDNKDVADLDNPLVSHSDFVTPPQPSVDDNEGARLDIE, encoded by the exons ATGGAGGAGTCCGGGGAGGCGAGCATCGGGCCCTTCAGGATCGGCCCGTCGACGCTCCTCGGCCGGGGCGCCGCGCTCCGCGTGCTCCTGCTCAGCTCGCTCTGGCGTCTGCGTGCCCGCGCGCGCGCCGCGCTCTCGCGTGCGCGCGGGGCCGCGCTGCCCATGGCCGCGTCCTGGCTGCACCTCAGGAACACCCACGGCGTCCTCCTCGCGGTCGTGCTCCTCGggctgctcctcaggaagctctccgggGCGCGCTCGCGGCTGGCGCTGGCGCGCCGGCGTCAGCTCTGCAAGAGCGCGATGCGGTACGCGGGGACGTACGAGGAGTGGGTGCGCGCCgccaaggtgctcgacagaatgtccGACCAGGTCAATGAGTCGGATTTCTACGACGTTGAGCTCATCGGGAGCAGGCTCGACGAGctccggcggcggagggaggagggatCGCTCCGGGACGTGGTCTTCTGCATGCGCGGCGATCTCGTCAGGAACTTGGGGAACATGTGTAATCCTGAGCTGCACAAAGGCAGGTTGGAG GTGCCTAGACTTATAAAAGATTTCATTGATGAGGTTTCAACTCAATTGAAAATGGTTTGTGAATCCGATACGGATGAGTTACTTTTGGAGGAGAAGCTTGCCTTTGTTCAGGAAACCAGACACGCCTTTGGAAGGACTGCACTACTCTTAAGTGGGGGTGCTTCACTAGGTTCCTTCCATGTAGGTGTAGTGAAAACTTTGGTTGAACATAAGCTTCTGCCTCGGATAGTCGCAGGATCAAGTGTTGGTTCCATTATATGCTCAATTGTCGCTACCCGGACATGGCCTGAGATTGAGAGCTTCTTCATAGACTCGTTACAGATCTTGAAGTTCTTTGATAGGATAGGTGGAGTTTTTGCTGTGACGAAACGGGTTATGACTTATGGTGCACTTCATGACATTAGCCAGATGCAAAGGCTTTTGAGGGATCTCACAAGTAACTTAACATTTCAAGAGGCTTATGACATAACTGGCCGTGTTCTTGGGGTCACTGTTTGCTCTCCTAGAAAAAATGAGCCACCGCGCTGCCTCAACTACCTGACATCACCACATGTTGTCATTTGGAGTGCTGTAACTGCCTCTTGTGCATTCCCGGGCCTCTTTGAAGCTCAGGAGCTGATGGCAAAGGATAGATTTGGCCACATAGTACCCTTCCATGCGCCCTTTGCCACAGATCCAGAACAAGGTCCTGGAGCATCAAAGCGCCGGTGGAGGGACGGAAGTCTGGAGATGGATTTGCCAATGATGCAACTGAAGGAGTTGTTCAATGTAAATCATTTCATTGTGAGCCAAACTAATCCTCACATCTCTCCACTCCTCCGAATGAAGGAGATCGTCAGAGCTTATGGAGGCCGCTTTGCCGGAAAG CTCGCTCGACTTGCTGAGATGGAGGTGAAGTATCGATGTAACCAAGTTCTAGAAATTGGCCTCCCACTGGGAGGGCTTGCAAAGTTGTTTGCTCAGGATTGGGAGGGTGATGTCACCATGGTTATGCCAGCAACAGTAGCTCAG TACTTGAAGATTATACAAAACCCGACATATCCAGAACTCCAAATGGCTGCCAACCAGGGTCGCAGGTGCACATGGGAGAAGATCTCTGCGATCAGAGCAAACTGTGCAATTGAACTTGCATTGGATGAATCCATAGCAGCCCTCAACCACAAACGAAGGCTAATAAGAAGCATTGAAAGGGCAGCAGCTTCTTCCCAGGGATATACCGACAATGTTCGAGTCAAAACACCAAGGAGGGTACCATCATGGAGCTGCATCAGTCGAGAGAATTCGTCAGGATCTCTCTCGGAAGATCACTTCGCGGCCGCTATTTCATCCAATCACCAAGGTACTATTCGAGTCGATGGTGCGCCAAGCACGTCTCATCATGTTCGTCAGATGTCACATGATGGAAGTGAGAGCGAATCAGAGACCATCGACTTAAACTCATGGACCAGGAGTGGTGGGCCTCTGATGAGGACTTCATCAGCTGACCAGTTCATCAACTTTATCCAGAATCTCGAGATTGAGTCCGAGTTCGATGGGGTTCATACAATAGAGGGTGGCAATGCAGGTATTTTCACAGGACCCACATTTCCTAGAGATCCATATCCAACCAACATTTCTAGAGCTACTACACCAGATGGTCCAGATAGATGCACAGAGGTTTCTGAAACAGAGTCATGCAACAATAGCAATACCAGCATTGCTGTGTCTGAAGGAGATCTGCTGCAACCTGGAAGGACCACCAACGGGATTCTACTTAATTTTGTCAGAAGAGAAGATCTGATTGCTCGGCATAACGGCGATGCTGATGTGGCCGAGAGCTCCTTACCCGAAGCATATGTGGACAGAACACATTCAGAATCGGGTGACGCCATCTCAGCTGCTTCTAACAGCTCTGAAGATAACAAAGATGTCGCTGACTTGGACAATCCCTTGGTTTCTCATTCAGATTTTGTAACTCCGCCTCAACCCTCGGTTGATGATAACGAAGGCGCTAGGCTAGATATTGAATAA